The DNA region TGCTTGAGCACAATCCTCCAGGATGGAAAGCCCGTGCCGCTGAGCTAATTCCAGCAGAGGGTCCATATCTGCTGGCTGCCCATAGAGGTGCACTGGGATGATAGCCTTGGTCCTCTCCGTAATCTTGGCTTCTGCGTGGCGTGGGTCTATGGTGTAGTACTCGGGCTCGATGTCTACGAAGACGGGTCGGGCGCCTGTCAGGGAGACTGCCTCGGCTGTAGAGATCCACGTCAGAGCAGGGACGAGGACTTCATCACCAGGGCCGATTCTTAGTGCTCGGAGACCAATGTGGAGGGCATCGGTGCCGTTACCAACCCCAATGCAGTGACGAACGCCGTGAGCTTCAGCATAGGCGCGCTCGAACTCCTCAACATACTTGCCGCGAATGAATGCAGCGTCTGCAAGGACCTGTGCGATTGCAGCATCGATCTCTGCTTTAATACGAGCGTACTGAGCTGGGAGGTCGACGAAGGGGACTTGAACATGCATCGCTATACCTGCTGAGATAGGTCGCGCAGCTTACGGGCAGGATTCCCAGCGTAGATGCCAGGCTCTAAGATATCCTTCGTCACCACCGCTCCAGCTCCGATAACGACATCATCTACAATCCTGACGGGCAGAATCGTTGCGTTCGTGCCGATCGCGACGCGGTTGCCGACGATCGTGGGTTTCAGCAAGTCTCGGCACCCGCGGGGGGCTGGGCCGCCCGTTTGGAAAGTGTCGTTGATGAACATGACCCCATGCGAGATGAAGCAGTCGTCTCCGATAGTGACCATTTCACAGATGAAGGAGTGCGACTGGATGCGAGTGCGTTTGCCAATTCGGACTCCGCGCTGGATTTCTACAAAGGGGCCGATGAAGCAGTCGTCGTCAATGAAGCACTCGTAGAGGTTAACTGGCTCGACGACGATGACGTTCCGTCCAAAGGTGACGTCCCGAATCTGCACCTTCCAGCGAATCGGCCCGTAGCCTACCATGCTGCACTTCAGCTTTCAAGGCACTGCTGGAGTACTTGAAGGACTCCCTCAACCGTTGGCCGAGAACCTCTGTCGCCACCGACCACAACGGCCTTTGGAGAATACGGGCCGATATGGCACGGATCCGTACTCACAAAGATAGCCACTACGGGCGTTCCTACGGCAACCGCCAAGTGCATAAGCCCGGAGTCGTTGCAGACGAGGAGACGGCAACGGCTGAGGATGGCAGCAGTCTCAGGCACAGAGGTCTTCCCGGCCATGTTGATAGTAGCAGGACCGAGAGCCTGCGCAAGCGTTCTTGCCAATCCCTGCTCTTCACGGCCCCCAAGCAGTACAAGCGTATACCCTTGTGCTTGCAGCCAGCGCCCAACAGCGATGAACTGCTCATCCCCCCATCGCTTCTCCGCCCGACCGCTACCTGGATGGAGTGCTACCAGTTGGGCTCTAGGGAAGAGCTGCTGCACTCTTGGATGAGCTGCATTCGAGACGGGATATGAAGGACGGAGGCTGCCCTCAGGGATGTGCTCTCCAAGGATGCGGAGCAGGTCCAGATTCGCCTCCACGCGGTGGCGGCTCGGTTGGAGGGGGAGGAGGTGGTGGTAAATGCAGGAAAGATCTCGCTCTGGCTCGGTCGTTGGTGGAAAAGCGTGCTTCACCCGGAGTCGAGCTTGGCTAATGGCAGCAATGAGAGAGTGTCGGAGTGTATTTGCGGGTTGTGCACCGAGGAAGACATCAGCCTTGAAGCTCCAACAGCGCCACAGCACCCAGGGGAGTGTCAAGATTCCGAGAGTGCCTTCGCGGTACTGGAAGAGGCGCACACGAAAGGGCGCGAAGACTGCTGCCACTCGCTCCGAGGCTACGACGGCGGTCTCTTTTTGCGGACGACTCTGTTGCAGAGCGAGCAGCAGTGGAGTGGCCATGAGAGCGTCTCCGAGTCCGGCGCCGCAGAGGAGGAGTACCCGGCGGGCATGCCGCCATCGACTTTGGAGCTCCTCTCGGGTCAGCGGCCTAGCTTTTGCCAAGCGACACAGTAGGGCGCGGAGCAGTGCTTTCGCCTTTCGGCCTACTCTCGGTAGCCGTTGGCCCATAGGCAGCGGAGCTCTTCGGTTGACAGGCCTATGCGGATACCCTCAAAGAGGCGGTGGAGTTGGTAGGAGTTGTGCCGAAGCCCGTGGCGTGACTCTGCATACTGGCGTGCCCGCTTCCCAAGTGCTCGAAGGTCTTCTGGGTGGTTGAGAGCATCTTCCAGCTCTCGCTGTAGCAAGGTCAAGTCCCCTCGAGCACAGAACCCTAAGCCATGGCGAGTGATGACCTCTGCAGGATCCACCCAAAGAGAGTACACCGGAGTTTCTCTCAACCAGGCTTGGACGAAAGTGTTGGGGAAGCCCTCGTAGAGCCCCGTATGGAGTAGAACCCATGCACGCTCCAGCAGCCGTTCCACGTCCTCAACTGGTAGGGCACCGTAGAAAAGGAGAGTTTTCGGCAGGGAGCGCCAACGACGGAGCTCGTGAAGCTGTTCCCGGCGAGTAGCTCCAGTGACGAAGTGGAACTCTGCCCTCTCGGCGAGCGCTGTGGCGATTCGAAGAGCCGACGAGAGCTGGGCGTGGGGACGATAGTTGTGAATCCAGGCCACTAGGGGGGTGGGGTGCTTCTCTGGCGAGCGTAGCGGTTCCGGATGGAGCGTGCGGACGAGGAGTCCTATGCGCGCATACCGCTGGCGTAGCCATAAGGCCTGCTGTTCGTGTTGTACCAAGATATACGGTGCTTTGCGGAGAAGACGATGGAGTCGGGCGTCTGACCAGAGGGCGTATGGGAGCAGCAGCCATGAACGCCACCGAGGGTATCGGTAAAGAGTAAATGCTCGTGTGGTTGGAAATCGCCATCGAAGCAGCGCATCCGAAGAGATGGCGAAAACATACGGGATCTTTCGGCGTAAGGCAAACGAAAGGACGGATCCGCTCTCCTGGAGTGTGCCCCAGCCTCGCTGGTAGAGGACTTCTGGCTGTACCTCTTCGAGGACTCGTTCCACCTCCTTCTGCGGGACAGCCCAGCCATAAGGGTAAAGCGGCAGCCAATAGACAGGCGTGCCAGCCACGTCTTCCCAGCCCTGCTTTCCCTGCAGGCTGTGGCAGAGGTAGACGACCTCCCAACCGTAGTGTTGGAGAGCCTCGCCGAGGAAGCGAGTCTGCAGCTCGACTCCGCCGGCATGCTCGCTCCAGTGGCGATGCCCTGCGATGCAGAGGCGTGGCATCAGAGTGCTACCGTTGGAGAAACTCTTGGAGTAGCATTTCCCACAGCTCTTGTGGGAGGCGTGGCTGCTCGTACATCCCAGCCAACCAGCGCTGCCGAAAGGCCTCGTAGAGTGCAACGGCGCAGGCAACCGAGATGTTGAGGCTCTGCACCATCCCTACCTGTGGGATCCAGAAGACCCCATCAGCGGCCTCCAGAGCCTCTTCGGAAACCCCGCGATGCTCATTCCCGAAGACCAGAGCTGTCGGTAACGTGAGATTTAGGCTGTAGAGCGAAGGGACCTCTGAGCGGACAGCTGTTGCCCAGATTCGGTAGCCCTGGGAACGGAGTGCAGCATAGCATGTGGCGATATCTCTGTGGCGTCGGAGGATTAGCCACTTATATGCGCTGGCGGATGTTCGATGGCTGATTTCGGGGAAGGGATCTACCGTGTAGACTAAGTAGACCTCCAGGACTCCCACAGCATCGCACGTGCGGAGGACTGCTGAGACGTTGTGGGTGTCATGAACGTTCTCGAGTACGACGGTCAGATCGGGTTGACGACGGTGCAGGACTTCTGCGATCCTATCACGGCGTTGGGCCGTCCGTTCCCGTAGTGGGATCATTTATCAGCTTCGCCCATCACCGGATCGATAGAGCCAATGATAGCAACGACGTCAGCTACCATGGAGCCCTCACAGAGGTATGGCAGTGCCTGCAGGTTGGCCGCCGATGGGGAGCGGATCTTCAGCTTCCAAGGCTGGCCAGTACCGTCGGAGACAATGTAAAAGCCCAACTCGCCTTTCGGACTCTCGATCGCTGTGTATGTCTCGCCTGGTTCAGGCATAGCACCGAAGTTGATGAGCATGAAGTCGTTGATGAGTTCCTCCATGCGCGTGTAGACCCGCTCCTTTGGGGGAAGGACGAAGCGGGGATCGTGGGCCAGAACCTCCCCGGGCGGCATCTTCTCTAGGACTTGCCGTAGGATTTTGACGCTCTCTTTCATCTCCTGGATACGCACCATGTAGCGCGCCCATGAGTCTCCGTCGGGGTAGGTGATGACTTCGAAGTCCAGTTGGTCGTAGACCAAGTATGGCTCATCGCGCCTCAAGTCGCGTGGTACTCCGGAGCCTCGCAGCGATGGGCCCGTCAGTCCGAGCTGGATTGCCTTCTCGGCCGAGATGTACCCAACCCCTGCTAGGCGCTCAATGAAGATGCGGTTGCGGTGTACGACCTTCTCAAAGTAGGCCAGCTCGTGGGGGAACTGGTCCAGCCACTCTCGAATCTTCGCGAAGGCTTCTGGTGGAACGTCGTTCGCAACGCCTCCGATACGGGTGTAGCTCGTTGTGAAACGGGCCCCACAGATGAGCTCGAAGATGTCGTAGAGCTTCTCTCGCTCGCGGAAGGTCCAGAGGAACAGGGTCATTGCGCCAACGTCCATGCAGGTGGCGCCCATTGCCAGCAGGTGCGAGGAGATTCGCGCTAACTCGGCAACCAGGACTCGGATCCACTGGGCTCGTGGTGGAGCTTCGATGCCACAGGCGTTCTCTATCGCCAGCGCAATGGCAACGTTGTTCGACATCGGAGCAATGTAGTCCAGCCGGTCAGTGTGCGGGATGAATTCGTGGTAGGTGATGTTCTCCGCCAGCTTCTCGTAGCCACGGTGGAGGTACCCCAATTCGGGCACGCACTTGACGACCGTCTCCCCATCCAGCCGGAGCAATACTCGCAGGACTCCATGGGTTGCTGGATGCTGTGGCCCCATGTTGAGGACGAGGTCGTTCTCCAGTGGGTCTTCGAAGAGGACACTGACATCGCGGTCCAGCAATTGGCGTAGGATTTTCGCTTGCCGGACTTGCTGCACACGCTCCACGAAGGCGATCTCATCGTGCGGTCGGTGTTCCTTCATTGCAGCTCCGCTTGAGCTCTGACCGCACAAAATTATGCAGCCGATATCCCTTGGCAGCTACCGTAGCGTCAGAGAAAGGCCTTCCACAGCATGGATTCGATCGGGACAGGTTTCTTCTCGCGGTACTTGGAACTCGGGCGGCGATTGTAGGGGTTGAGCACCTCACCTTTGACCTCGAAGTAGATGAGCTGCCCAATCGGCATCCCAGCGTAGATGCGGACAGGCTTCTTGACGGAGATCTCCAAGGTCCAGTAGTTACAGAACCCCACATCTCCCTTGCCAGCAGTGGCGTGGATGTCAATTCCAAGGCGTCCGACGCTGGACTTTCCTTCTAAGAAAGGGACGTGAGCGTGCGTCTCCGTGTACTCCTCAGTGACGCCGAGGTAGAGCATGTTCGGCTGGAGGACATAGCCCTCCTCGGGGATCTCAAAGAGCTCTATCCGATTTGGCTTACGTGCATCCAGCACCTCGTCGACGTATATGCCTAGCACCTTGCCTAGGTGGACGTCGTAGCTGTTTGGTCCCAAGCACTCAGGTCGGAAAGGATCAATCACAATCAGCCCCTTGGCGATGTTCTCCAGGATCTCCTTGTCTGAGAGGATCATGCCCGTTGCTGCTCAGAACCCCTATACACTCTTGAGAGCTTCAGCGACTGCTTCCAGTGAACGGCGGGCGTCACCGAAGAGCATGTAGGTGTTAGGCTGGTAGAACAGCTCGTTCTCAACACCGGCGAACCCAGGGTTCATAGAGCGCTTGAGGACAATGACAGTGCGGGCCCGGTCGACATCCAAGATGGGCATCCCGTAAAGGGGACTGGTTGGGTCCTTGCGGGCGGCTGGATTGACGACGTCGTTAGCGCCGACGACAAGCGCTACGTCCGTGTGCTCGAATTCCGGATTGATGCGTTCCATGTCGTAGAGGAGGTCGTAGGGCACATCGGCCTCTGCGAGGAGTACGTTCATGTGCCCTGGCATTCGGCCAGCGACGGGGTGAATCGCAAATTTCACGTCAATCCCCCGCTGTTGGAGCAGGGTAGCCAGTTTCTTGACAGCGTGCTGGGCTTGGGCGACTGCCATACCGTAGCCTGGGACGATGACGACGGAGCGTGCGTAGCCCATGATGACGGCTGCGTCTTCTGCGGTCGTGGTTCGGACAACGCGGTCAGTAGCAGCTCCCTGAACTACCTCTGCACCGAAGGCTCCGAAGAGCACATTCAGCAATGAGCGGTTCATCGCCATGCACATGATGTTGGTCAGGATGAAGCCCGATGCCCCAACGAGCGTGCCTGCGATGATGAGGAGGTAGTTGTGGAGCACAAATCCTGTGCTCGCGGCGGCCAAGCCGGAGAGGGAGTTCAGGAAGGAGATCACCACCGGCATATCCGCGCCGCCGATCGGGATGACAAGCATAATCCCCAGCACAGCAGAAATGGCCAGCAATGCGTAGAAGAGGCCGGCCAGGGTGGACTCTGCCCATGTCGTCTGCTGTAGCAGTATGAGTACGGCGAGGACTACGATAGCGGCTGCCTGCAGAGCGTTCCAGCCATGGTGGAAGGGTAAGACAATTGGACGGCCGGTGATGAGCTCTTGGAGCTTTGCGAAAGCAATCAGGCTACCGGTAAACGTAACTGTGCCGATGACGACGCTAGCCTCTATCGTCCCAAGCAAGACACCAGAGGCCTGCCCGATACCGTGATGAAGCTGAAGGCGCTCCATTTCAGCGACGGCGACGAGAGCAGAGGCAGCCCCCCCGAAGCCGTTCAGGAGTGCCACCATCTGGGGCATGGCGGTCATGCGGACTGTCAGCGCCATCCCTGCTCCCAGCGCCGAACCTAAGACGACGCCGAGCAGGATCCATTCAAAGCTCACGATGCTGCGGTCCAGCAGTGTGGCGATGATACCTAGGAGCATACCGGATGCTCCGATGAGATTCCCCGATCGAGCTGTTCGGGGGGAGCTCAAGCGCTTGAGCGCTATGATGAACTTTGCTGAGGCGGCCAGGTATGCCAGGTTAATGAGCACCTCCATGGCGCTCCTCCTGGCGTTGTGGGCGGAACATTCGGAGCATTCGGTCGGTCACCAAGAAGCCTCCGACGACGTTAATCATCGCAAAGGTCACCGCTGCCACGCCCAAGAGGATCAGCACTGGGGATTCCCCACGACCGGCAATCAGTAGCGAGCCTACGATGGTAATCCCCGAGATAGCGTTGGAGCCTGACATCAAGGGCGTATGGAGTGTCGGAGGGACTTTGGAAATGACTTCGAAGCCAACGAAGGCTGCCAGTGTGAAGATGAAGATGGAGAAGAGCACCTCGGTCATCTGGGTTATCGCTCTGCTGAGACTGTCTCGTTAGCGAAGGGATAGAGCTGTCCAGCGTGGGTGAGGCAGGTCTGCCGGAGGATTTCGTCCTCGAAGTGGAGCGTAGGACGCCCGTCTTTGGTGAGTAGGCGTAGGAACTGCTCGAAGTTGCGTGCAAGCATCTGGCTGGCGTGGATGGGGATAGTAGCAGGAAGGTTCAGCGGGCCGTAAATAGCCACGCCGTTGTGCTCCTTCCACGCTCCTAACTCGGTCAGCTCGCAGTTCCCGCCAGTTTCCGCTGCCAGATCAATGATGACGCTGCCAGGTTGCATCCGCTCTACCATTTCGGCGGTGATCAGCCGAGGAGCAGGGCGTTCAGGAACGGCCGCCGTGGTGATGACGATATCTGCCCGGGCCACGTAGGTTGCTAAGGCTTCCCGTTGGCGACGCTGGACCTCTTCAGGGAGTTCGCGCGCATAACCGCCGCGTTGTTCAACGGCGTCCACTTCCAGCGTAATCGGCAGGAAGCGGGCACCAAGGCTTTCGACCTGCTCCTTAACGGCGGGACGGATATCGTAAGCCTCTACACGGGCCCCCAACCGACGGGCCGTAGCGATCGCTTGCAAGCCAGCAACTCCAGCCCCAATGACGAGCACCAGTGCCGGTGGGATCGTGCCTGCAGCCGTTACCATCATCGGCAGTAGCTTCCCAAAGCGTTCCGCGGCAACGATGACAGCCTTGTATCCCGCAAGCGAAGCCATAGAGGAGAGCACGTCCATGCCCTGTGCCCGCGAGATTCGGGGTATCCGTTCCAAGCCGAAGCAAGTAACGTTCTGCTTTCGGAGTAGCTCCAGCCGCTCAGGGTAGCGCCAGGCTTGGAGAATACCGATCAAGACCTGTCCCTCTCGCAATTGTGCAATCTCCGCCTCTGTCAGCATGTGGAGGCGCAGGAGGACATCGGCTCGGCCGACTACCTCTGCGGCAGATGGGACTACTTCAGCCCCTGCACTCTGGAAGCTTGCATCGGAATAGTGTGCTCCCTCGCCAGCACCTTGGTGTACGACAACCTTGTAGCCTTGTTGGCACAGTCGCTGGACGACTTCAGGGGTTAGGGCAACTCGTCGCTCGCCGTGTGCCTGTTCCCGTACGATGCCGATTTCCATAGACAGTTGGTCCTCTCTTAGGTATGCCGGCCCAAAATTAGCAAGAGCCGTGTCTCTTCATGAAAGCGGCTCGTGAGGCTGAGGCAGAGAAAGTAAATTTGTGGCCGCTGATGAGCAGTTCCATGGTACATTGCCGGAATCGTGTAGGCACCTTTGAAGCTCACATGCACTTGCTCCTGCTCTAAGAACTTGCCTGCCGAGGAGCATGCTTTGTGCTGAGCTGCAGCGACTCTTAAAGTTGGCCCAGCCAACGGTCTCCTGCTGTACCGAGGCCCTCTTTGCAGCCGACTTCACAGAGGCAGGAAAGCGAAGCTACCATCTAGAGATTCGGTTGAACGCGACAGCGCAGCACTTCTCTTATCCGTTGTGGATATGTCCCCTACATGCTGCCTAGTCGTGATTCGGCGGATTCCCTCAACACGGCGGCACGAAGGCCAAGGGGCCCAAGTGAGGCGGCTCTTCCCAACACTACAGCAACGCACGATTGATCCGTTTGTGCTTTTCGATGAGTTCCATGTCGTACCTCCAGCTCACTTTCCCGACCACTCCCATAGTGGTCTTGAGGTCGTTACCTACCTCATGGAAGGCGGTTTCCGGCATCGTGATAACTTAGGTAACGACAGCACCGTACTGGCCGGTGGAGCACAGCGCTTTACAGCAGGTAGCGGAATCGTACATGCCGAACATCCTGTCGGTGACCGGGTCCATGGTCTCCAGCTCTGGATTGTCTTGCCGCAAGCTCTGAAAGGGATCGAGCCATCATACCAAGCAGTGCCGCAGTTGGCGTGGGAGACACGTGATGGCGTACACCGCTGTTGGATCGTCGGTGGCTCTTCTCCAATCCGGCTTCACACCCCCGTAGAGTATTTTGCTGTGCGCCTCTCTGCGGGCCATCGGTACTGGCATATGCTGCCATCGGGATGGCAGGGGTTTGCCTACGTACTCCAAGGTGAGATCCGGCTCAACGATGTGCCCCTCCGGACTGCTGAAGGGACAGTCATTCGTGGCGAGGAACAGCTCTTCTGCACTGCGGTGCAGGATGCCCGATGGGTGCTAGCAGTAGGAAAGCCGTGGCAGGAGCCGATTCGGTTGTACGGTGGGTCGGTACTGTGAAGATGGTCTCCAGGGATTGCTCAAGGGCATGGAGTGTGGGGATAGAGGAGTTGGGCTCTTCGACAGCTTTGCAACGAACTTCAAGTCTACAAGAGACGCAGATGCGCTGCTCCGGGGAGGGGTTCCTTCTCTTGGGCAAAACATTCTGAAGAGAGCTTCCGAAGGGTTTTTGCGGTATGTCCAACTCATTTGAGGTGCTCCAATGAACGTCCTCGTGCTCATCGGTCGGATTGTGGTTGGCGGGTACTATCTCTACAACGCCCTGAATCATTTGGTCTTCGCCCCAGGCCCACTGTCGGAGTATGCCGCAGCCAAGGGGGTTCCAGCGCCGATGTTGGCCGTTATCGTTTCGGGGTTGCTACTCTTGATCGGCGGCTTGAGTATCCTGCTGGGGGTGTATACCCGCATTGGGGTATTGGCGCTCGTGCTCTTCTTCCTACCGGTGACGTTCTGGATGCATGATTTCTGGGCGATCGAAGATCCGGGGCAGCGAATGATGCAAATGGTTCAGTTCCTCAAGAACCTTGCCCTCATGGGCAGTGCACTGATGTTCTTGGCGATTCCGGAGCCGTGGCCGTACTCTGTAGCACCGAGGAAGCAGACGTAGTGGGTATCTGACCGTCACCGGCGGGCTGAGGGATGGTCGAGGTATTAGTAGTAAGTACTTGGGCGCCTTCTGTTTGGACTGTATTGGCTCTACAATGCCCTCAACCACTTGTTGATTGCACCGAAGGCACTAAGCGAGTACGCAGCATTGCACGGGGTGCCGGCACCGACGCTGGCCGTATACGTCGGCGGGATACTGCTCGCAGTAGGTGGGATAACGATCCTGTCGGGCATGTATGTCCCTGTTGGAGTTGCGGCGTTAGTCGCATTCCTGGGACTGGTCACCTTTTGGATGCACGCCTTCTGGAGGGTACGCGACCCCGTACAGCGAATGGTAGAGTTGACCCAGTTTACGAAGAACATGGCTCTCATCGGAGCAACCCTGCTGCTGTTGGCTATTCCAGAGTCGTGGTGGAAGTTAGCGGATTGAGGCCGTTGGCTGCCTCCGTCGTAGGAACAGAGTCTCGCGGTGTGAGTCGAACTGCACATGATTCACGTGGTGGGCATCGTTGGCAGCTTGCGGCGGGAGTCCTACAATCGGAAGCTGCTGCGGACGGCTCAACAGGTAGCACCGGCCGACATGGAGATTGAGGAGGTGTCGCTCGCAGGGATCCCGCTCTACAACCAGGACGAAGAGGAGCCGGTACCATCGGCGGTGCAGACGCTGAAGGAGCGGATCCGAGCGGCCGACGCGGTCGTCATAGCGACTCCGGAGTACAACCACTCCATTCCTGGGGTACTGAAGAATGCCCTTGACTGGATGTCGCATCCTCCGGCGGAGAATCCGTTCGAGAGAAAGCCTGTCGCAATTATCGGGGCGACGCTTGGGGAGTTCGGCACTCTACGGGCTCAGCTTCACTTACGCCAAGTGCTGTCATACTTGAATGCTGAGGTGCTCGCCAAACCAGAGGTGCTGGTAGCTCGTGTCCGGGAGAAAGTTGGCCAAGATGGACTCATTGTTGACCCAGTAGCACTCCAGCTCCTACAGCAGCTACTGGAGGAGTTGCGGCAGCGAGTGTTGGAGCGACGGTGGCTTTTAATGTCCTTCCATGCGCGCTGAGTCCCTCTTGGGACATGCCGGCGAACTGCTACGTCGGATGGAGCGCTCCCCACAGCCGCCAGACAGCGTTGCTCAGGACTTCTTCCGCCAGCGGACATACTTGGGGAGCAAGGAGCGCCGATTCATTGCAGAGGTGGCGTTCGCTACACTGCGATGCTGGGGAACGCTCGGATGGTGCGTAGCGCGGATTTCCCATCCCTCGGTCCCCAGGGAGCGGCTGCTGGTAGCTGCGATGGGCTACCTTGGGCCGCGGCTGGGAAACCCGCATTTGACTCCTGCTTGTGCCGCAGCTCTCCAAGCCGGTACGGTAGCTCAGCACGAGGAACTCTGGGAGCGGGTTCTGGCTGAGTCGGGATGGAAGGGGCAGGCGCGGCCGTGGCTCGAGGGGTTGTGGCGGGCGCTCTGTAGCTTGGAGCTGGAGGCAGCTAAAGTGCTTCGGCGTCCATGTCTGGAGTGGAGTCCGGAGGCATGGCAACTCATTTCGGCCGTCTGCTCTATTCCCGACTGGATCCTCCAGCGATGGCTCGAGAATCCCTGGTATGGGTGGGAGCCATCGGATGCTGTGCAACTCTGCCGTGCCCTCCTCCAGCCTGCATATCCATGCCTCCGAGTCAACGTTCTCCAGAGCTCGCGGGAAACTGTGCTGCAGTCTCTGAGAGAGCAGGGCATTTCTGCCGTCCCAACCCTATTCTCGCCGGTCGGGATACGGCTGTGGGAGCGCATCGCGCTGCATGAGCTACAGCTCCATCGGAGTGGAGTTGTGGAGGTCCAAGAAGAGGCAAGCCAACTCGTTGGGTATGCCACTGCACCGCAGTCTGATTGGCGGCTTTGGGATGCCTGTGCTGGGGCAGGTGGTAAAGCGCTCCACTTAGCGGTGTTGCAGGGGGATAGAGGTGAGATTTGGGCAACCGACATAGACCACCAACGATTGCAGGCTCTCCGGGTCCGATTGCGGCGAGCCCGTCTCAGTTCGGTGCGTCCTCTTCTTCTCCCTCGAGGGCAGCTACCACGAGCACTCCCGCACCGCTTCCACGCGGTCCTTGTAGACGCTCCATGTTCGGGACTAGGAACGGTTCGCCGTACGCCCACCCTGAAATGGCGTCTGACGCCGGAGGCGCTTGCCCGTCATCAGCGGAGACAGCGAGAACTCATAGAGCGTTACGCCGAGCGTGTCCTTCCAGGGGGCGTGCTAGTCTATGCTACCTGCTCGCTGATGCCGGAGGAGAACTTCGGAGTGGTGCGGTACTTCCTGGAACGTCAGCCAGAATGGGAGCTGGAACCCGTTTCTGAGGTCCTCCGTGCATCAGGGATTCAACTCCCGCAGGCTCCTCCTCAGTTCCCTGAGTGCCTCCTCCTCCCTTCTGTCCATGGCACCGACGGTTTCTTCATCGCCCGCCTCCGCCGTCGGAAGTGGACGGGCATGCCTCAGTCTTAATCTACGGTACACTGGCATACGCCAGCAGCGCTAGAATTTTACAGGGACTGGTTATGATGCAGGGGCCAGTCGTTACTTCTGGTAACTATAGACGAGTGGCGATGAAGGGCGCTCTGGCCCCTTTCAGCGTAGTAGCTCCCACTCTGGTGGCAAAGCCAGCAGTAGGGGCTCACGCTGACTCAATTTCTGGAGCTGGAGTGCGTGCTGTGCAGCGGTGCGGGCTTGCTGGGGTACAAGCTCCAGGAAGGCTTCTTTGAGGCGTGATAGTGCACTGCCGGAGGATCCTCCGCGTAAGGCCTCAAGCAACAGGTCAAGCGGGTCCTTGGGTTCGGGGAACTCTCGGATCGCCACAGGCTGGTCTGGCGGGATTCCCAGGCGGCGCTTAGCGATGTTGATTGCTACGGAGAGTCCTCCGAGGGTGTCCACAAGCCGCTGGCGGTAAGCATCTTCACCACTCCAGACTCGTCCTCGAGCACGCTCGCGCACTTCTTCCAGGCTCATGTTCCGTCGGACGGCGACTTTTTGGAGGAAGAGCTGGTACATCTCGGCACCAAGCTCCCGAAAGCGCTGGAGCTGGGCCTTCGGATAGGGCAAGGATGGGTCAGCGAATAGAGCACCGTCGTTCGATGTGACGGTGTCAACCGTTATACCCAGCTTTCGGATCGCGCCTGAGTAGTTCGGGAGCATAAGGATGACTCCAACAGAGCCGGTAATCGTCGTCGGGTGGGCGATAATCGTATCGCACCCCATGGCGAGGTAGTATCCTCCAGAGGCGGCCACTGGGCCCAGAGAGGCGTAGATAGGCTTGTGCTGGGCAATGCGGCGAAGCTCGGTCCAGATGGCGTCCGAGCCGAGGACGGAGCCCCCGGGGCTGTCTACTCGGAGGATGATCGCAGCGATGTCCTTGTCCTGTTCAGCTTTGCGTAGGGCCTCGATCAGGTCCTCTGCAGCGATAACAGGGGATGAGAAGGGGTTGGATTGGCGGCCAGGCACGATCGGGCCGCTTGCGTAGACGATCGCGATTGCTGGGCGGGAGGGCGCTCGTTTGTGCCAATGCTCCCAAGGCTTCGTGTCACGATAGCGGGCAACGCTGAGCAGCCGTTCCCGCATCTCCAATGTGT from Candidatus Kapaibacterium sp. includes:
- a CDS encoding NAD(P)(+) transhydrogenase (Re/Si-specific) subunit beta, which produces MEVLINLAYLAASAKFIIALKRLSSPRTARSGNLIGASGMLLGIIATLLDRSIVSFEWILLGVVLGSALGAGMALTVRMTAMPQMVALLNGFGGAASALVAVAEMERLQLHHGIGQASGVLLGTIEASVVIGTVTFTGSLIAFAKLQELITGRPIVLPFHHGWNALQAAAIVVLAVLILLQQTTWAESTLAGLFYALLAISAVLGIMLVIPIGGADMPVVISFLNSLSGLAAASTGFVLHNYLLIIAGTLVGASGFILTNIMCMAMNRSLLNVLFGAFGAEVVQGAATDRVVRTTTAEDAAVIMGYARSVVIVPGYGMAVAQAQHAVKKLATLLQQRGIDVKFAIHPVAGRMPGHMNVLLAEADVPYDLLYDMERINPEFEHTDVALVVGANDVVNPAARKDPTSPLYGMPILDVDRARTVIVLKRSMNPGFAGVENELFYQPNTYMLFGDARRSLEAVAEALKSV
- a CDS encoding NAD(P) transhydrogenase subunit alpha, with product MTEVLFSIFIFTLAAFVGFEVISKVPPTLHTPLMSGSNAISGITIVGSLLIAGRGESPVLILLGVAAVTFAMINVVGGFLVTDRMLRMFRPQRQEERHGGAH
- a CDS encoding Re/Si-specific NAD(P)(+) transhydrogenase subunit alpha, giving the protein MEIGIVREQAHGERRVALTPEVVQRLCQQGYKVVVHQGAGEGAHYSDASFQSAGAEVVPSAAEVVGRADVLLRLHMLTEAEIAQLREGQVLIGILQAWRYPERLELLRKQNVTCFGLERIPRISRAQGMDVLSSMASLAGYKAVIVAAERFGKLLPMMVTAAGTIPPALVLVIGAGVAGLQAIATARRLGARVEAYDIRPAVKEQVESLGARFLPITLEVDAVEQRGGYARELPEEVQRRQREALATYVARADIVITTAAVPERPAPRLITAEMVERMQPGSVIIDLAAETGGNCELTELGAWKEHNGVAIYGPLNLPATIPIHASQMLARNFEQFLRLLTKDGRPTLHFEDEILRQTCLTHAGQLYPFANETVSAER
- a CDS encoding pirin family protein; the encoded protein is MIRRIPSTRRHEGQGAQVRRLFPTLQQRTIDPFVLFDEFHVVPPAHFPDHSHSGLEVVTYLMEGGFRHRDNLGNDSTVLAGGAQRFTAGSGIVHAEHPVGDRVHGLQLWIVLPQALKGIEPSYQAVPQLAWETRDGVHRCWIVGGSSPIRLHTPVEYFAVRLSAGHRYWHMLPSGWQGFAYVLQGEIRLNDVPLRTAEGTVIRGEEQLFCTAVQDARWVLAVGKPWQEPIRLYGGSVL
- a CDS encoding DoxX family protein: MNVLVLIGRIVVGGYYLYNALNHLVFAPGPLSEYAAAKGVPAPMLAVIVSGLLLLIGGLSILLGVYTRIGVLALVLFFLPVTFWMHDFWAIEDPGQRMMQMVQFLKNLALMGSALMFLAIPEPWPYSVAPRKQT
- a CDS encoding DoxX family protein gives rise to the protein MFGLYWLYNALNHLLIAPKALSEYAALHGVPAPTLAVYVGGILLAVGGITILSGMYVPVGVAALVAFLGLVTFWMHAFWRVRDPVQRMVELTQFTKNMALIGATLLLLAIPESWWKLAD
- a CDS encoding NAD(P)H-dependent oxidoreductase, which produces MIHVVGIVGSLRRESYNRKLLRTAQQVAPADMEIEEVSLAGIPLYNQDEEEPVPSAVQTLKERIRAADAVVIATPEYNHSIPGVLKNALDWMSHPPAENPFERKPVAIIGATLGEFGTLRAQLHLRQVLSYLNAEVLAKPEVLVARVREKVGQDGLIVDPVALQLLQQLLEELRQRVLERRWLLMSFHAR